One Peromyscus leucopus breed LL Stock chromosome 4, UCI_PerLeu_2.1, whole genome shotgun sequence genomic region harbors:
- the Psma7 gene encoding proteasome subunit alpha type-7: MSYDRAITVFSPDGHLFQVEYAQEAVKKGSTAVGVRGRDIVVLGVEKKSVAKLQDERTVRKICALDDNVCMAFAGLTADARIVINRARVECQSHRLTVEDPVTVEYITRYIASLKQRYTQSNGRRPFGISALIVGFDFDGTPRLYQTDPSGTYHAWKANAIGRGAKSVREFLEKNYTDDAIETDDLTIKLVIKALLEVVQSGGKNIELAVMRRDQPLKILNPEEIEKYVAEIEKEKEENEKKKQKKAS, from the exons ATGAGCTACGACCGCGCCATCACCGTCTTCTCGCCCGACGGCCACCTCTTCCAAGTGGAGTACGCGCAGGAGGCGGTCAAGAAGGGCTCCACCGCG GTTGGTGTTCGAGGAAGGGATATCGTCGTTCTTggtgtggaaaaaaaatcagtggccaAGCTACAAGATGAAAGAACAGTACGAAAGATTTGTGCTTTGGACGATAATGTCTGCATGGCCTTTGCAG GTCTCACTGCTGATGCAAGGATAGTCATCAACAGAGCCCGGGTAGAGTGCCAGAGCCACCGGCTGACTGTGGAGGACCCAGTCACCGTGGAGTACATCACCCGCTACATTGCCAGTCTGAAGCAG CGCTATACACAGAGCAATGGGCGCAGGCCATTTGGCATCTCTGCCCTCATTGTGGGTTTTGACTTTGATGGCACCCCCAGACTGTATCAGACTGACCCCTCGGGCACATACCATGCTTGGAAG GCCAATGCTATAGGCCGGGGCGCCAAGTCAGTGCGTGAATTCCTGGAGAAGAACTACACTGATGATGCCATCGAGACAGATGATCTAACCATCAAACTAGTGATCAAGGCACTTCTGGAA GTGGTCCAGTCAGGTGGCAAAAACATCGAACTTGCTGTCATGAGGCGGGATCAGCCCCTCAAG ATTCTAAATCCTGAAGAAATTGAGAAGTATGTCGCTGAAAtcgaaaaggaaaaagaagaaaatgaaaagaagaaacaaaagaaagcatcttga
- the Ss18l1 gene encoding calcium-responsive transactivator: protein MSVAFASARPRGKGEVTQQTIQKMLDENHHLIQCILDYQSKGKTAECTQYQQILHRNLVYLATIADSNQNMQSLLPAPPTQNMSLGPGALSQSGSSQGLHPQGSLGDAISTGLPPASLMQGQIGNGPNHVSMQQTAQSTLPTTSMSMSGSGHGTGPGYSHSGPTSQSVPMQGQGAISNYVSRTNINMQSNPVSMMHQQAATSHYNSAQGGSQHYQGQAPIAMMGQGGQGSSMMGQRPMAPYRPSQQGSSQQYLGQEEYYSEQYSHSQGAAEPMSQQYYPDGHGDYAYQQSSYTEQSYDRSFEDSTQHYYEGGNSQYSQQQTGYQQGSAQQQTYSQQQYPSQQSYPGQQQGYGPAQGAPSQYSSYQQGQGQQYGSYRASQTGPSAQQQRPYGYEQGQYGNYQQ, encoded by the exons ATGTCCGTGGCCTTCGCGTCGGCGCGGCCGAGAGGCAAAGGGGAGGTCACACAGCAGACCATCCAGAAG ATGCTGGATGAGAACCACCATCTGATCCAGTGCATCCTGGACTACCAGAGCAAGGGCAAGACAGCCGAGTGCACTCA GTACCAGCAGATCCTGCACCGGAACCTGGTCTACCTGGCCACGATAGCAGACTCCAACCAGAATATGCAGTCGCTGCTTCCTGCG CCACCAACACAGAACATGAGCCTGGGCCCAGGAGCGCTGAGCCAGAGCGGTTCCAGCCAGGGCCTGCACCCCCAGGGCAGCCTCGGCGATGCCATCAGCACAGGcctgccccctgcctccctcATGCAGGGCCAGATCGGTAACG GTCCAAACCACGTGTCCATGCAGCAGACGGCCCAGAGCACACTGCCCACAACCTCCATGAGCATGTCAGGCAGTGGTCATGGCACTGGGCCTGGCTACAGCCACTCGGGACCCACCTCACAGAGTGTTCCCATGCAAGGCCAAGGTGCCATCAGCAACTATGTATCTCGGACCAACATCAACATGCAGTCCAACCCAG TCTCCATGATGCACCAGCAGGCAGCCACGTCCCACTACAACTCGGCACAGGGCGGGAGCCAGCATTACCAGGGCCAGGCGCCCATTGCCATGATGGGCCAGGGTGGCCAAGGGAGCAGCATGATGGGACAGCGGCCCATGGCGCCCTACCGACCCTCCCAGCAAG GCTCTTCCCAGCAGTACCTAGGCCAGGAGGAGTACTACAGCGAACAGTACAGCCACAGCCAGGGTGCTGCAGAGCCCATGAGTCAGCAGTACTACCCAGACG GCCACGGCGACTACGCCTACCAGCAATCGTCCTACACAGAGCAGAGCTACGACCGCTCGTTTGAGGACTCCACACAGCACTACTATGAGGGGG gaaactcccagtaCAGTCAGCAGCAGACTGGGTACCAGCAGGGCTCAGCGCAGCAGCAGACCTACTCCCAGCAGCAGTACCCCAGCCAGCAGAGCTACCCGGGGCAGCAGCAAGGCTACG GCCCTGCCCAGGGAGCCCCCTCACAGTACTCGAGCTACCAGCAAGGCCAAGGTCAACAGTATGGAAGCTACAGAGCATCGCAGACGGGACCTTCTGCCCAGCAGCAGCGGCCTTACGGCTATGAGCAG GGCCAGTATGGAAATTACCAGCAATAA
- the Mtg2 gene encoding mitochondrial ribosome-associated GTPase 2 gives MIPTRLLLARSSTVLGVSKWAPSTWAALKLSQLHSLQASSRLFSLGTVDHAKHQEASGKKLLSEKKLKRHFVDHRRVLVRGGNGGSGMSCFHSEPRKEFGGPDGGDGGNGGHIILRVDQQVKSLSSVSSQYQGLSGEDGGSKNCFGRSGAALYVQVPVGTLVKEGGEVVADLSHPGDEYIAALGGAGGKGNRFFLANDNRAPVTCTPGQPGQERVLYLELKTMAHAGMVGFPNAGKSSLLRAISNAKPAVASYPFTTLNPHVGIVHYEGHQQVAVADIPGIIRGAHQNKGLGLSFLRHIERCHFFLFVVDLSLPEPWTQVNDLKYELEKYEEGLSGRSHVIIANKIDLPQARAHLPQLQARLGQEVIALSALTGENLEQLLLHLKVLHDAHMDAELEQGRQPFRW, from the exons ATGATACCTACCAGACTTCTTTTGGCAAGGTCCTCCACTGTGTTGGGTGTTTCAAAGTGGGCTCCATCCACATGGGCTGCCCTGAAGCTCAGCCAGCTCCATTCACTGCAGGCATCATCTAGATTGTTCTCTCTGGGCACTGTAGACCATGCTAAGCACCAAGAGGCCTCCGGAAAGAAGCTGCTGTCAGAGAAAAAACTG AAAAGACATTTTGTGGATCACCGGAGAGTTCTAGTCCGTGGAGGAAATGGAGGATCCGGCATGAGCTGTTTCCACAGTGAACCCCGCAAGGAGTTTGGAGGTCCTGATGGCGGGGATGGAGGAAATGGTGGACACATCATTCTGAGAG TTGACCAGCAGGTGAAGTCCTTGTCCTCGGTCTCGTCCCAGTACCAGGGTCTCAGTGGAGAAGATGGTGGCAGTAAAAACTGCTTTGGGCGGAGTGGTGCCGCCCTCTACGTCCAG GTTCCTGTGGGTACCTTGGTGAAAGAGGGAGGTGAGGTTGTGGCTGACCTATCTCACCCAGGAGACGAGTACATTGCTGCACTGGGAGGTGCAGGAGGAAAAGGCAATCGCTTCTTCCTGGCCAATGACAACCGTGCCCCTGTTACTTGTACCCCTGGACAACCGGGTCAGGAGCGGGTCCTCTACCTGGAGCTCAAGACAATGGCCCATGCTGGGATG GTTGGCTTCCCCAATGCTGGGAAATCTTCTCTCCTCCGAGCCATTTCAAATGCAAAGCCTGCTGTAGCTTCCTACCCATTCACCACCTTGAACCCTCACGTGGGGATCGTTCACTATGAAGGCCACCAACAGGTAGCAG TGGCAGACATCCCAGGCATCATCCGAGGTGCACACCAGAACAAGGGCCTGGGGCTCAGCTTCCTCAGGCATATTGAACGTTgtcacttcttcctgtttgtggtaGATCTTTCCTTGCCTGAGCCGTGGACTCAggttaatgatttaaaatatgaaCTAGAGAAGTATGAAGAAGGCCTATCTGGGAGGTCCCATGTGATCATCGCAAATAAGATTGATCTCCCGCAGGCCAGAGcccacctgccccagctccaAGCCCGCCTAGGACAGGAAGTCATCGCCTTGTCAGCACTGACTGGAGAGAACCTGGAGCAGCTGCTTCTGCACCTGAAGGTGCTGCACGATGCTCACATGGACGCCGAGCTGGAGCAGGGCCGCCAGCCCTTCAGGTGGTAG